The Pseudodesulfovibrio hydrargyri genome segment CCCGGGCCTACGACCTGTACAACCGGGCCTGGCTCATGGACTCCATGGGGCTGACCACCCAATACTACGACAAGGAGCACTTGGTGCCGTTCGGCGAGTACATGCCGTTCGCCGAGTGGGTGCCCTTCAAGCAGCTGGTCCAGGCCGCGGGCAATTTCAAGCCGGGCGTGGACAACAGGCCGCTCAAACTGAACGGCGTTGCGCTGGGCATGCTCATCTGCTATGAAGCGATCTTTCCGGACCTGGCCCAGCAGCAGGTGGAGCGCGGGGCCAATGTGCTGGTGAACATCAGCAACGACGCATGGTTCGGCAACACGTCCGCGCCGGGCCAGCATCTCGACCTGGCGACCATGCGGGCCGTGGAACAGGGCCGTTGGCTGGTCCGCTGCACCAACACGGGCATCTCCGCGTTCATAGACCCGGTGGGCCGCGAGGCAACCATTGGGAACCAGTTCCGGGCCGAGACCCTGAGCATGAAAATCGCTGCCCTTGAAGCCAATACCGTGTATCATCGCATCCACGGCTGGCTCAGGGCGTTCATCTATGTGATGACTGCGGCCGCCTTCGGCTTCATCGCCCTTGCGGCCAGACGAAATAAAGGAATCATTGAATAATGTTGGAATACAACGAACTGAAAGCCGCCTCATCGGACCTGATCGAGCAATACGAATCCCTCTGGGGGCGTCTTTGACTACGCCGAGACCAAGACGCGCCTCGACGAGATAGAGAAGGAACTCTCCAAGCCGGGAGCCTGGGACAATCCCGAGGCCCTGACCCCCATGCTCAAAGAAAAGAGCCAGCTCTCCACCAAGCTCGAGATGTACGACAATCTGTCCGAGGCCCGCGAGGACCTGGACGCCTGGCTGGAACTGGCCCACGAGGCACCCGAGGAGGAATCCCTGTCCGCTCTGAACGCGCAGGTTGACCTGCTCCGCGAGCGGCTGGCCGGGACCGAGCTGGCGACCATGTTCGCCTTTGAGCACGACAAGGGCAACGCCATCCTCGAAATCCACCCCGGGGCGGGCGGCGTCGAGTCCCAGGACTGGGCCGAGATGCTCCTGCGCATGTACAACCGCTACGCCGAGCGCAAGGGGTTCAAGGTCACCCAACTGGACTACCAAGCTGGCGACGAGGCCGGCGTCAAGTCCGTGACCCTGCAGATCGAGGGGCTCTTCGCCTACGGGCTGCTCAAGGGCGAGACCGGCGTGCACCGGCTGATCCGCATCTCTCCCTTCGACTCCTCGGGTAGGCGGCACACCTCGTTCGCCTCGGTGGACGTCTACCCGGACATGGACGACGACATCGAGATCGAGGTCCGGGACGAGGACCTGCGCATCGACACCTTCCGGTCCAGCGGGCCCGGCGGCCAGTCGGTGAACAAGACCAGTTCGGCAGTGCGCATCACCCACATTCCCACGGGCATAGTGGCCCAGTGCCAGAACGAGAAGTCCCAGCACCGCAACAAGGCCACCGCCCTGCGCCTGGTCAAGGCCCGGCTGTACGAACGCGAATTGAAGAAGATCGAGGAGAGCCGCAGACAGGACTACCAGGCCAAGGAAGCCATCGCCTGGGGGAGCCAGATACGGACATACACCCTGCAACCGTATCGTTTGGTCAAGGACCACCGATCCAACAGCGAAAGCGGCAACGTTGATGCCTTCCTGGACGGTGACCTGGACGGAATGATCCGAAACTACCTACTATTCATCCATGCCCACGGACAAAAAAATTAAATTCCCCGAGAACGAACTCGCCTCGGAACTTTGCACCCTCCAGGAGGAGCTGTGCGAATATTCCAAGGGGAGCGGTGAAAATCTCGACCAGGCGGTCTGGGTTTTTCGGCTCATCCAGGGGGTCAGCTGTGAGGAATGGGAGTCCATCGCCGCCAGGCGTGACCTCGGCCAATGGCTCACCCTGCCCATCAACGGCGACACCTACCCGCAATTGAAACGGTTCCAGGAGACCCTGGAGCGGCTGGCCTACCAGACAGACCACGACCCGCTCACGGGGCTGGCCAATAGGCGTGCCTTCGACCGCATCCTGGACATCGAGATCGAACGGTCCAAGCGCGCCCGCACCCCGCTTTCCCTGGCCATCTTCGACCTGGACGACTTCAAGCGGGTCAACGACACCTACGGTCACCAGAAGGGAGACGAGGTCCTGAGCACCTTTGCCCGGCACCTCAAGGCGACCACCCGGCGCTACGACCTGGCGGCCCGCTTCGGCGGCGAGGAGTTCTCCCTGATCATGGCCGGGTCCGGCCTGGTCAAGGCGCAGCGGCTCTTGAGCCGCCTGCTCAACGAATTCAGACAGCTCGAATTTACCACCCCTGACGGGGACGGGACTTTTCACGTCACCTGTTCCGTCGGCCTCACCTGCTACAAGGGGAGCGTGAACATCACGGACAAGGAACTGATCGAACTGGCCGACGGCGCGCTCTATGAAGCCAAGGCCGCAGGCAAGGACCAGGTCAAGGTCTCCAGGCTCGCGTTCGCGGACAACGTCCCCAACGAGACCCTGGTGCACGCCAACGAAAAGCAGTTCCTGTTCGGCGGGAAATAACGGAGACGGACAATGAATCAGAACACTACACTCAGTCTCTCAATCATGAGCGGAAAAGGCGGGGTCGGCAAGACCAACATCGTGCTCAACCTGGGCTACGCCCTGCACGCCATGGACATCACGTCCATGCTCATGGATTGCGACCTCGGGCTGGCCAACCTCGACGTCCTGCTCGGCATCTCTCCGGACCGCAACCTGCACGACCTGCTGCAGACCGGCGTTGACGCCGAGGACGTGCTCGTGTCCATCGAGGACGGCTTCGACATGCTCCCGGCCACCAGCGGCGTCCCCGAACTGGTGGAGATGGACGAGGACCTGCAGGATATCCTGTTCAAGAAGCTCATCAACATCGCGGGCGAGTACGACTTCCTCATGCTCGATCTCGGAGCGGGCATCAGCCACACGGTCCTGTCCCTGGCCGCCCTGACCCAACTGCGCGTGGTGGTGGTCACTCCTGAGCCCACCTCCCTGACCGACAGCTACGCCATGATCAAGGTCCTGACCACCCAACACGACATCAAGGACTTCCTGGTCCTGGTCAACCAGGCCACCAGCGCCAAGGAGGCCAACCAGACCTTTGACCGGCTCAACGCCGCGTGCATGAATTTCCTGAACATAGAACTGCGCAACCTGGGCTTCGTGCACCAGGACCGCACCCTGGTCGAGTCGGTTCGCCGACAGACCCCGCTCATGAAATTCGCCCCGCAGGCCACGGCCAGCAAGGATATAGTCGGTATTGCCAAGAAGCTCATCCGGTACCGCGAGGACAACCGGGAGCGTATCGCGGGCCGCCCCATTCTGAAGGATTTTCCATCGGAATGAAATTCAGGAAATAATGGTTGACGAAAAGAGTTATTTTTCGGCATAGTTAGTGAGAATTTCGGACTGATTCCTTTTTTGTGACCTCACAGGACCAATCACGGAACCTGCGGGAAACATATGTTTCAGGGGGAACATCATGAATAAGAGCGAATTGATCAAGGCTCTGTCAGAACAGAAAAAAATGCATGTGGACGAGGCCACCAAGGTGGTCGGCGCCTTCGTGGATTCCGTCAAGGAAGCCCTGCTTCGGGGCGATCGCGTGGAGATTCGCGGTTTTGGCAGCTTCAAGATCAAGGACTACGAAGGGTACACCGGACGCAACCCCAAGACCGGAACCGTCGTCCAGGTCAGACCCAAGAAACTTCCTTTCTTCCGTCCTGGCAAAGAGTTGAAGGAATACATCAACCAGTAGGATGCGACGACTCACATATTGCCTGTTTCTGGCAACGTTGATCCTTGTGTGCGGCGATGCCCGGGCGCAGGGTTCTGTTTTGACCATCCTTTACTCGGCAAATACGTATGGCGCGGTGCGGCCATGCCCTACCTGAGGCGGCAAGACCCTCGGAGGGGTGGCCCGTCGGGCCACGTATTTTATGGACGTTCAACAAAACGACGCCCCCAGGCTGCTGGTTTCCGGCGGCTGGGAATTTTTCCGGCCCAACGGCAATCCGGGACTGACCAGAACCATGGTCGCCCTGAGCAAGGCGTTCAACGAAATGCACTACGACGTGGGGCTGCTCACTGCCCGGGAGGCCGAGAAGCTTGCCGGGGACGACGTGCCCCGCTGGCCGTGGCAGAAGACGGCCGAGGAAGAGCCGTTCACCGTGCGGGAGGTGGCCGGTGGCCGCAAGGTCGGCTTCCTGCGCTACCCGTCCCTGCCCGCGGACGCCGATGGGCCGTCCAAGGCCCTGATCGCCAAGCTCTCCAAGGAGATCAAGGCGTACCGGGGCAAGGTGGACCTGCTCATCGGTCTGTGTGACTGGGGCTGGGTGGCCGAGAGCGACTACCTCAAGTCGAACCCGGCCCAGGTCCCGGACATGCTTTTGGGTAGCGGAGGCGGATCCGGCATCAACGGGCGCATCCAGGCCGACGGCCGCTGCCTCTGGGTCAGGCCTTACGACAAGGGCCGCAGCCTGGCCCAGGTAAACGTCCTGCAATGGCCCAAAAGAGAAAATTCATTTGCCTGGGAAGAAGCGAAGAATTATACATCGGCTTCCATAGGTATGAACGACACGATTGTGGACAATCCGGAAATCGATGCTTTTTTTCAATAAAGCGGCAACGTTTTCGGATGGATAAGTATACTTCAGGAGGAGATGACGATGGAATTACGAGGAGCTTTCACCGCTCTCTCGACGCCCTTCAAGGATGGCGAGGTCGACGAATCGACCTATCGCGATTTCATTGAATGGCAGATCGAGCAGGGTATTGACGGCCTGGTGCCCTGCGGCACCACCGGCGAAGCGGCGACCATGTCCCACGAGGAACAGGGACGGGTCATCAAGATCTGCGTCGAGCAGACCAAAGGCCGCGTGCCGGTCATTGCCGGGGCCGGGTCCAACTCCACCAAGGAAGCCATCGAGTTGACCAAGATGGCCAAGGACGCCGGGGCCGACGCCACCCTGCAGATCACGCCCTACTACAACAAACCCACGCCCGGCGGCCTGGTGGCCCACTTCAAGGCCATCGCCCAGGCGGCCCCCCTTCCCATGGTCATATACAACGTGCCCGGGCGGACCGGCCTGAACTGCCTGCCGTCCACGCTGAAGATGATCAAGGACGCCGTGCCCGAAGCGATCGCGGTCAAGGAAGCCACCGGCAACCTGTGCCAGGGCGCCGAAGTTGTGGAGCTTTGCGGCCGGGATTTCATGCTTCTGTCCGGCGACGATTTCACCGCCCTGCCCTTGCTGGCTGTGGGCGGCGTCGGCGTCATCTCGGTCATTTCCAACATTATGCCCAAGGCCATGAGCTCCATGTGCCACGCCTTTTTCGCCAAGGACCATGAAAAGGCGCTCGAACTGAGCCTCAAAATGGCCCCGGTCAACCGGGCCATGTTCATGGAAACCAACCCCATCCCGGTCAAGTCCTCCCTGGCCATGATGGGCATTTTCAAGGACGCCCAGTTCCGACTGCCCATCGTCCCTCTGCAGGACGAAAACAAACCCAAACTGGAAGCCGTGCTGAAAACCGCCGGTCTTTTGTGATATCCAAGGCCTCGGCTCACAGCCGGGGCCTTTTTTCGTCATCTCCCGGAAAAGGGACGGTCCAAGCCGTCCCTTTTTTGATGCCGCCACCTTTCTGATTTGGTGTCCAGCCTCCGACAAAAAGAAAGAGGCGCCCTTCTTGATGGGTGCCTCTTTCTTTTGTTCGGCGAATCGCTTTACTTATTGGCGAACTTTTTTCTTCCGACAGACAGCAGACCGGCGAGTCCAACACCGAGCAGGAGGAACGTGGACGGCTCGGGAGTGGGCGTCGGCGCGTCGACCACGCCGACATTGTCCCATAACACCGTATATTCCTGAGCGAAGGATGTTTTGGTGTTCAAGATGATCTCATCGATCGTCGTGGGAAGGAAAAGAGAGGAGCTGTATACCAGCGAATTGTTGATGTAGTAGTCGATGGCGCTGCCGGTGATGGCCATTCCCAGTGAATACCAAGCGTCTTCGTCCGTTAAATCCTGGCCGACCGCGACCCAATGATTCAGATCCCAGACATGAAATCCGTAGCTGTCGGTCAGATTGTGCCAACTGATGATCGGCCAGCCGGTCACACCGCCGACGCTCGAGGTTCCCCACAGTCCCGCGCGCATGTCATGCCAAGCGGCGTCGACAAACAGGTCGCCGATGATCATCTTGCCCGTGGCGGGCGTGCCGATGTCCGTCTTTTCTTTGGTCTGATAGAATTCCTGGCTGGGCACGGGAGGCGCGATACCGATGACGAGACGGCCGTCCGGAGTGGTCTCGAACTGGTCGGGAGCGGTACGGTCGGGGTACCATGACGAGAGTTCGGAGTCATCATCAAAGGTAAAAACGCTGGCGTTGGCCATGTTGGGAATCAACAGCAGGCAGATGGCAAGAGACAACAGAATTTTTTGCATAGGGGTCGCCTTTTGGTATAGAGTGACCAGGACCGGAAGACATTTGACAACATATTCACAAAGCAAGGCACATGCCAAATAAAACCCCTATGTATTTCAATAAACTGGTTGTTTAAAACTGAAAATATTGTCGGCAGACTTTACACAATCGCCCTGTTGCCGAAAGAAAACCTTACACTTCTTTATCCCTTGCGCGTGCAATACGAATCAAGACAAACAGGAACACGAACAAGGAGCGACAATTGCTCCAGCCCGCACAAGTTGCACGGCGATACGACGTATTTCTCGGTATGGATCAAAAAAGGGCAAAGCAAAGGCCCGCCAGCACAACGCTGGCGGGCCCGACTTTGCGCACTCTATCAGCTTGTTACAGCTTAGCCTTCGAAGGCCTTGATGAAGTTGGGGGCGACCTGCTTCTTGCGGCTCATGACGCCGTCAAGCCAGACGGGCTCGCCCTTGGTGGCGATGCCGAAGGCCTTCTCGACGACGGAAGGATCGTCGGAGGCGATGAGCATCTCGGAGCCTTCCTTCATGATGTCGGTCAGGAGCAGGAAGACGGAGTGGCGGCCGTCGGCCTTGACCTTCTCGATCTCGGCCTGCAGGGCGTCCTTGTGGGCGTCAAGCATGGACAGGTCAACCACTTCCAGCTGGCCGATGCCGACCTTGTTGCCGGACATGTCGAAGTCCTTGTAGTCGCGGAAGACCAGCTCGCTGGCGGGAGCGCCGTCAACGGCGGACTTGACCTTGAACATCTCCATGCCCAGGGCCATGACGTCGCTCACGCCGGCGATCTTGGCCAGGGCTTCGACGGCGGCCTTGTCGGCGTCGGTACAGGTGACGGACTTGAACATGACGGTGTCGCTCAGGATGGCGCACAGCAGGATACCGGCGATGTTGGCCGGGATCTCCACGTTGTAGAAGTCGTACATGGACTTCAACACGGTGGCGGAACAGCCCACGGGCCAGACCCACATTTCCAGCGGACCGGCGGTGGTGATGTCGCCCAGCTTGTGGTGGTCGACGACGGCAAGGAGCTCACCCTTGTCCAGGTTGTCGATGGTCTGGGAAATGTCGGTGTGGTCGACCAGGATGATCTGCTTGTCGGTGGCGTCGGTGACGATCTCGGGAGCGGCGAAGCCGAACTTCTCGAGCACAAAGGCGGTCTCCGGGGCGATCTCGCCCTGAGTCACGGCCTTGGCTTCCATACCACGTTTGCTGTACAGATCGGCGGCACCGAGCGCGGAAGCGACGGTGTCGGTATCGGGGTTCTTGTGTCCAACAACCAAAATAGCCATATCAAGTCCTCCTAATTAAATTATCCCGTATAAGGAAATTGAGCATTGAAAACAGAATGTGACAGATATCACAAAGCACATCGACTGCCAAGCTAAAAGCGCAGTCCGAACGAGAAAAGCGTGAAATGAATAGGGCCCGTCGCCGGAATGCCATAGATCCGCCACAAGCCCCGGATTGCAACGCTTCCGGCGGGGATGAACAGGTTTGCGCATCACCTGTTGAAGCCAGTCGAACGCAAGCCGGATGGTCCCGACAATGTGAAGATGATCCCAAGCCCCTGCTCCAGCGACGTTATCGCGTCCGGAGACGTCCCGGGAGGTCTGGAGCGGACTCCTTACAAGGTTGGCAGGAAGCGGTACAGGGCAAAGAGGATGACGCCCGCCGCCAGGATGGCGTAAGCCCGCTTCAGGCGAAGGGCCATGAGGCCGCCGACCGAAGCGGCCACCCAAAGGTGGGCCCAGGTCACGCCCAAGGGCGGAAACATGCTCGGATACGCGGAGAAGACAAGGTCGAATCCCTGCTTGAGGATGAGCACGGCCACCAGGAAGCTTGCCCAGCTCATGACCAGCCCCCTGGCCATGGAGCGCAGGATGAGCGTGCCGGGCAGGTGTTTGGAGTCCGGGTTGCGCGCCCAGTTGAGCAGCGCGTTGTAGCTCCCCTGCTCCCGTTCTCGCAGCCACCCCTCCACCTTGGTGCCGATCCAGGCCAACGGCATGCTGGCAAAGAGCACGAACATGATCCGTGACGGCTGATCCAGGCCGAACCAGGTGGTCAGGGCCAGGGCCGAAAAGGTGGCCGCCGTGAGCTGGGGCGGAATATACGTCCCGGCCGGGATGAGGTCGAGCCAGAAGAGTTCGAAGAAGATGGCGATGTACAGGCTGGTGGTGTACTCGCCGGTGGCCGCGCCCCAGAAGAAGCCGACCACCAGGGGGCGCTCAAGCAGGCCGATGCTTAGGGACGAGCGGAACTGGGAAAACAGGGCAAAAAAAAAGCGACCATGGCGAACCAGGCGAAGGTGTGCTGAACGACCATGGCCTAGAACCTCACCTGCACGGGATCGTTGGGTACGCACCGGAAGTCCAGTTCCACGCCCTTGCGGTTCAGGTGGCGCAGACAGGTCTCGTCCTCGTCGGACAGGGCCACGCTCGGGGAGACCTGGCGTTTGCCCGGGCTGTAGTGGACGTTGCCTATGTTCAGGACATGGAAATCGAACCCGGAATCAAAGGCGCGACGGGCATCGGCACAACTGGAAAAGAGGATGATGGAGTCATGGTCTCCGGGCGCTGAGAAGAGCCGGGACATGATCGCGGGCACCTCTTCCACGGTGACGAAGGAGCTCTTCACGGCCTGTGGGATGGCCAGGGACATGATTTCCTGTTGGAGGATGTCGTGGGCCAGCTCGTCGTTGGCCACCACGACGTTCTTGGCTCCGGTGTATGGCAGCCACGTCTCGATGATCTGGCCGTGAATCAAGCGGTTGTCGATACGAACGAGAGTCACGGCATCATACCTATTTCTTTGCTTTTTTGCGCAGCATCGCCCCGGCCACCTTGATCCCCTGCTGGCCCGCGTTCATGACCTTTTCGGCCAGCTCGGGCAGCTTCATGGACCGGGCCTGCAGGGCCGCCACGACCATGGGGAGGTTGACGCCGGTGATGACTTCGAGATTTTCCGACTTCATGAGGGACAGGGACATGGTCGTGGGAGAGCCGCCGAACAGGTCGGTCAAGGCCAGGACGCCCTTGCCCTGCTCCACGGAATGGATCGCCTTGCGCACGCCTTCCAGGGTCTCGTCAACGCCCTTGTTCACGTCGACGCCCACGGCCAGGCAGTTCTCCTGCGGCCCCATGACCGTTTCGGCGGCCTGAAGCAGGGTCTCGCCGAAGGTCCCGTGGGTGACCAGCACCACGCCGATCACGCCGTCCTTTTTGTCAGTCTTTGCAACCATGTCTAACCGAGTTCCATGTGTCGATGTTCGATCGAAACAGTATACCCTTTTTCCTTCAGGGTTGCCAGTACCGACTCGGCCACGGAAACCGACCGGTGGCGGCCGCCGGTGCAGCCCAGGGCCAGGGTGATCCGATAACGCCCTTCCTCGGCATAAAGCGGCAGGATGTAAAGCAGAAATTCATGGAACCGCTTAATGAACCCCTCGCCCGTGGGGTTGCCCAGGACGTAGTCGGCGACCGCCTTGTCCTGGCCGGACAGGGGGCGCAGGGACTTGTCGAAATAGGGGTTGGGCAGAAAGCGCAGGTCGAAGACCAGATCGGCCTCGGACGGCACGCCGTATTTGAAGCCGAAGGTGATGATGTGCACCCGCATGCCCTTGCTCACGTCCTTGAGGGACGACCACTTGGTCTGGATGACCCGGCGCAGGTCGTGGATGGAATAATCCGTGGTGTCCAGGACCAGAACGGCTCCGAGGCGCACCGGCTCCAGAAGCTTCTTTTCCATCTCCAGGGCCTGCTCGAGGCCCAGGTTGCGTGATTCCAGCGGATGCGGGCGGCGGGTGGTGGCGTAGCGGCGGACCAGCTCGGCCATCTTGGCCTCGAGAAACAGGACCTGAGGGGTGATGCCGAGTTGAGCGAACCCTTCCTGCGCCTTGCTCCAGCCGTCCACGAACTCGAACTGGCGCAGGTCCATGCCGAGCGCCAGACCGCGGTATTTGGTGTCGAACGAGAGGATGAGGTCGGCCAGCTTGGCCGACATCTCGGACGGGAGCCCGTCGATGCAGAAGAACCCCAGGTCCTCGAAGACCTTGAGCGCGGTGCTCTTGCCCGAGCCGGAGAGTCCGGTGACGATCACCACCGGGAAGGGGTTGGTCGAGGTCACAACGGATTCCGTCCCTTCGGTTACACGCTTTTGAGCAGGGCCCAGAGGCCCTCAAGGTCATCGGCCGACAGGAACGCCTTGCGGAATTCCTCGTCCTTGAGCAGGCGGGAGATCTGGGCCAGGACGCGCAGATGCATGCCCGCCACCTGTTCCGGGGCGAGCACCAGGAAAAAGATGGTGCACGGGGCGTGGTCCAGCGCTTCGAATTCCACGCCCTTGCGGCTGCGGCCCACGACCACGATGACCTTTTCCAGGTCCTCAAGCTTGCCGTGAGGGATGGCGATGCCGTCTCCGATGCCGGTGGAACCGAGCCGTTCACGATCGAGAAGGACACGGACCGCATGGTCCGTGTCCATCTCTGGATATTGTACGCCCAGGGGGGCGACGAGTTCATTCAATACGTCCGACTTGGTTGCGGACTCGAGTTCGGGAAGGATCAGCTCCTTCGCCAGGTAATCACTGAGTTTCATGCTTAGTTTCCGGGGTCGATGAGGCCGTAATCGCCGTTCTTTCTCTTGTATATCACGTTGACGCCGTCGGTCTCCGCATTGAGGAAGACCAGGAATTCGTTGTCACGGGCATCCAGCTGCATGGCGGCCTCGTCCACGGACATGGGCTTGGGCTCGTATGCGTCGGTGCCGACGATGGTGGGCGCTGAACCGGGAGCGATGTCCTCGTAGGACAGGTAGTTCATCTGCACCATCTTATTGGGACGCGCCTGCCTGGGGCGATTCTTCATCTTTTCGCGCATCTTGCGCAGCTGGGCCTCCAGCTTGTCCAGGACCATGTCGATGGTGGAGTACATGTCCTCCGAATCTTCATAGGCCGAGATATGTATGCGATCCGAGTTCAGGATCACGTCCGCCTTGTGGCGGAACTTGTCGACCAGCAGGTTGACCTGGAGATCGGCCTCCGCATCGGAAACGTATCTTGCTACCTTTTCAAAACGCTTTTCCGCATAACCCTTGAGGTGATCGGAAGGCTCGAAGTTCTTGAAAGTGAAGCTGATGTTCATACGCTGCCTCCTGGTTGAGAGTGCTTCAAGCAGCCCCTAGAAGTACTGCTTTCGTTTCGAAGACGAAGCTATGCCCATGGCCGAGCGGTATTTGGCGACCGTGCGCCGGGCGATGTTCACTTCCAGCTTTTCCTGGAGGATCTCGCCTATCCTCTCGTCGCTGAGCGGTTTCTTCGTGTCTTCATCTGCGATCATTTGCTTAATGAGCGCCTTGACGCTCTCCGAACCCACCTGGGACCCGTCGTTCAGGTCCAGGGCCGAGTTGAAGAAGAACTTCAGCTCGAAGATGCCGTGAGGGGTCGAGACATATTTGTTGGTCGTGATCCGGCTCACGGTGGATTCGTGCATCTCGATGTCTTCCGCCACCTCCTTGAGGATGAGGGGTTTGAGCTTTGTCACGCCCTCCTCGAAGAATGCCCGTTGGAAGCCGACAATGCTCTCAACTACTTTATACAAGGTTCGCTGCCGCTGGTACAGACTTTTCATCAACCATGCGGCGGAACGCATCTTTTCCTGGAAATATTCCTTCTCCTTGTCGGCCGCGCCCTTCATGGAATCCATGTAGAAGGTGTTCATCTGGAGCCTCGGCATACCGTCCTCGTTGAGGATGATGACGAAGTCCTCGCCGTACTTGTAGACGAACACGTCCGGGCTGACGTAGTGCGGCTCGGTGCTGGAGAAGTTGGCACCCGGCATGGGATCGAGCGTCTGCATCAGATCCAGGTACGACTTGAGCTCGTCCATGGTGATCTTGAACTTGCGCGCCAGAGGCTTGTAACGATTCTTCTCCAGGTCCTCCAGGTGGTCGCTGACCAGGGAGACCAGGATCGGGTCGTCATATCCGAGGACCTCCATCTGGACCAGCAGGCACTCCTGCGGGGTCCGGGCGCCCACGCCGACCGGGTCCAGGTGCTGGATGCGGCGCAGAACGGACTCGATCTCCTCCTCCGAGGCCTGGACCATGGCGGTCAACTCCTCCATGGTGGCCTGCAGGTAGCCGTTGGCGTCGATATTGCCGAGGATGACGTCGCCGATGGCCAGCTCGTGCTCGGAGAAGTTGGACAGGCGCATCTGCCAGTTCAGGTGCCCTTCCAGAGAGGGCTTCGAGGCCAGGCGGGCCTCGAAGGACATGCCCTCCTCGGGCATCTCCATGTCGCGAGACAGGGCCTGCTTGGAGGTGGAGGAAAATTCGCCCAGGTAGTTTTCCCAGTCCGCGTTGCGGACCAGTTCCTCCTCGGCCTGGGATTCGGTCAGGACCTCGGTCTTGTCCGGGACCTCGGTGTCGGTCTCGGTTTCGTCCAGGAAGGGATTCTCCAACAATTCCTGCTGCACGGTCTCCAGCAGTTCAAGCCGCGACAGTTGCAGCAGCTTGATGGCCTGCTGCAACTGGGGCGTCATGACCAGTTGCTGTGAGAGCTTGAGCTGTTGCCGAAGTTCCAATCCCATGATGCGCTACCCGCTTGAGGTTGTGTTTATCGATTGCCGGATAAAGAAATTTTTTTTAACCGCCAGACATTTTTTCCGGTTCAACCATGCCACAGTGAACTAAAGGATGCAACACAATTGTGTTAACATCCTGTTTACATTAATATTTCCGCCTGCATATTATGATATGAAAAAAGTGTACCAACCTTTAGCAACGGTGTAAATCGGGAAAGAGGAAAAAAAGACGAAAACGGCGGGCTAAAGCCGGAAATCCTCGCCCAGATATATCTGCCGGGCGCGGCTGGACTTGACGATCTCGGATGGGGCTCCCTCCAGGATGACCGTGCCCTCGTAGACCAGGTAGGCCCGGTCGCAGATATTCAGGGTTTCCCGGACGTTGTGATCCGAGATGAGGATACCGATATCCATGGACTTGAGCACGGAGATAATCTCCTGGATGTCGATGACCGCGATGGGATCGATACCGGCAAACGGCTCGTCCAGGAGGATGAACTGCGGATCGAGGATGAGCGCCCGGGCTATTTCGAGCCTGCGCCGCTCGCCGCCGGACAGGAACATGGACGCCTGGTCCGCCAGCTTGGTGATGGTGAACATCTCCATGAGTTCGTCGGCCCGGGCCCGCTGTTGCCGCGAGGTCATGGAGGTCTGCTCCAGGATGATCTCCAGGTTC includes the following:
- the prfB gene encoding peptide chain release factor 2 (programmed frameshift), yielding MLEYNELKAASSDLIEQYESLWGRLDYAETKTRLDEIEKELSKPGAWDNPEALTPMLKEKSQLSTKLEMYDNLSEAREDLDAWLELAHEAPEEESLSALNAQVDLLRERLAGTELATMFAFEHDKGNAILEIHPGAGGVESQDWAEMLLRMYNRYAERKGFKVTQLDYQAGDEAGVKSVTLQIEGLFAYGLLKGETGVHRLIRISPFDSSGRRHTSFASVDVYPDMDDDIEIEVRDEDLRIDTFRSSGPGGQSVNKTSSAVRITHIPTGIVAQCQNEKSQHRNKATALRLVKARLYERELKKIEESRRQDYQAKEAIAWGSQIRTYTLQPYRLVKDHRSNSESGNVDAFLDGDLDGMIRNYLLFIHAHGQKN
- a CDS encoding GGDEF domain-containing protein, yielding MPTDKKIKFPENELASELCTLQEELCEYSKGSGENLDQAVWVFRLIQGVSCEEWESIAARRDLGQWLTLPINGDTYPQLKRFQETLERLAYQTDHDPLTGLANRRAFDRILDIEIERSKRARTPLSLAIFDLDDFKRVNDTYGHQKGDEVLSTFARHLKATTRRYDLAARFGGEEFSLIMAGSGLVKAQRLLSRLLNEFRQLEFTTPDGDGTFHVTCSVGLTCYKGSVNITDKELIELADGALYEAKAAGKDQVKVSRLAFADNVPNETLVHANEKQFLFGGK
- a CDS encoding MinD/ParA family protein, whose amino-acid sequence is MNQNTTLSLSIMSGKGGVGKTNIVLNLGYALHAMDITSMLMDCDLGLANLDVLLGISPDRNLHDLLQTGVDAEDVLVSIEDGFDMLPATSGVPELVEMDEDLQDILFKKLINIAGEYDFLMLDLGAGISHTVLSLAALTQLRVVVVTPEPTSLTDSYAMIKVLTTQHDIKDFLVLVNQATSAKEANQTFDRLNAACMNFLNIELRNLGFVHQDRTLVESVRRQTPLMKFAPQATASKDIVGIAKKLIRYREDNRERIAGRPILKDFPSE
- a CDS encoding HU family DNA-binding protein yields the protein MNKSELIKALSEQKKMHVDEATKVVGAFVDSVKEALLRGDRVEIRGFGSFKIKDYEGYTGRNPKTGTVVQVRPKKLPFFRPGKELKEYINQ
- a CDS encoding UshA-like (seleno)protein family 2, which translates into the protein MRRLTYCLFLATLILVCGDARAQGSVLTILYSANTYGAVRPCPTUGGKTLGGVARRATYFMDVQQNDAPRLLVSGGWEFFRPNGNPGLTRTMVALSKAFNEMHYDVGLLTAREAEKLAGDDVPRWPWQKTAEEEPFTVREVAGGRKVGFLRYPSLPADADGPSKALIAKLSKEIKAYRGKVDLLIGLCDWGWVAESDYLKSNPAQVPDMLLGSGGGSGINGRIQADGRCLWVRPYDKGRSLAQVNVLQWPKRENSFAWEEAKNYTSASIGMNDTIVDNPEIDAFFQ
- the dapA gene encoding 4-hydroxy-tetrahydrodipicolinate synthase produces the protein MELRGAFTALSTPFKDGEVDESTYRDFIEWQIEQGIDGLVPCGTTGEAATMSHEEQGRVIKICVEQTKGRVPVIAGAGSNSTKEAIELTKMAKDAGADATLQITPYYNKPTPGGLVAHFKAIAQAAPLPMVIYNVPGRTGLNCLPSTLKMIKDAVPEAIAVKEATGNLCQGAEVVELCGRDFMLLSGDDFTALPLLAVGGVGVISVISNIMPKAMSSMCHAFFAKDHEKALELSLKMAPVNRAMFMETNPIPVKSSLAMMGIFKDAQFRLPIVPLQDENKPKLEAVLKTAGLL
- a CDS encoding PEP-CTERM sorting domain-containing protein, with translation MQKILLSLAICLLLIPNMANASVFTFDDDSELSSWYPDRTAPDQFETTPDGRLVIGIAPPVPSQEFYQTKEKTDIGTPATGKMIIGDLFVDAAWHDMRAGLWGTSSVGGVTGWPIISWHNLTDSYGFHVWDLNHWVAVGQDLTDEDAWYSLGMAITGSAIDYYINNSLVYSSSLFLPTTIDEIILNTKTSFAQEYTVLWDNVGVVDAPTPTPEPSTFLLLGVGLAGLLSVGRKKFANK